One Desulfovibrio fairfieldensis genomic window carries:
- a CDS encoding heavy-metal-associated domain-containing protein: MKTLKVNGMHCGHCKASVEEAAAKIPGVSKPEVDLAAKELRFEESGPVDLEALKTAIRDIGFDPE; the protein is encoded by the coding sequence ATGAAAACTCTGAAAGTCAACGGCATGCATTGCGGCCATTGCAAGGCCTCCGTAGAGGAAGCCGCCGCCAAGATACCCGGCGTGAGCAAGCCCGAAGTGGATCTGGCCGCCAAGGAACTGCGCTTCGAGGAATCCGGCCCCGTGGACCTGGAAGCCCTGAAAACCGCCATCCGCGACATCGGTTTCGATCCGGAATAG
- a CDS encoding M14 family metallopeptidase, with product MNTNACAVSGPVTGPVFYHRPGLLPCLAVCLPLLCAILWLCLPVAARGEEAFPLDFTTIRLGDAACVVLVVGGIQGDEPGGFSAATLLATRYDIQEGAVWVVPNLNFPSIIKRSRGLHGDMNRKFARLDESDPEFPTVRRIQELIRHPRVALVLNLHDGSGYYRANYQNYLCNPARWGQSVIIDQDGLPSGVFMGALAQEAARVTAEVNQRLIKPLHVLHVHNTNTAAGDKEMEKSLSYYAVRQGKAAFGLEASKEFPVELRAYYHLSMVEGFLRRAGVRFKRDFSLTPQGVGEALRANLGVSFAENRVFLPLEDVRPAINYLPLPKGSPARAVTSKPIMAVLPCRDRDRELCIHYGNRTITLIKPDWREMDHSLEAVRVTVDGREEVVPFGRVLDVAETVRVHPQEGFRVNAIGFDSGRRDESGLPLRRKDFAPRFSVDRGGTLFRVEVYKNQSFAGLFLLRFNAKNARLAKGRAILPDRPGPESKLGF from the coding sequence GTGAATACAAACGCATGCGCTGTGTCCGGCCCCGTAACGGGGCCGGTTTTTTACCACCGGCCCGGCCTTTTGCCCTGCCTGGCGGTCTGTCTGCCGCTGCTCTGCGCCATTCTTTGGCTCTGTCTGCCCGTCGCGGCACGTGGTGAAGAGGCCTTTCCCCTGGATTTCACCACCATCCGCCTGGGCGACGCGGCATGCGTCGTGCTGGTGGTGGGCGGCATCCAGGGCGACGAGCCGGGCGGTTTCTCCGCCGCCACCTTGCTGGCGACCCGCTATGACATCCAGGAAGGGGCCGTCTGGGTGGTGCCCAACCTCAATTTCCCCAGCATCATCAAGCGCTCGCGCGGCCTGCACGGGGACATGAACCGCAAATTCGCCCGCCTGGACGAAAGCGATCCGGAATTCCCCACAGTGCGCCGCATCCAGGAGCTGATCCGCCATCCGCGCGTGGCCCTGGTGCTCAATCTGCACGACGGCAGCGGCTACTACCGCGCGAACTATCAGAATTACCTCTGCAATCCGGCCCGCTGGGGCCAGTCGGTGATCATCGACCAGGACGGCCTGCCCTCGGGCGTGTTCATGGGCGCGCTGGCCCAGGAGGCGGCCCGAGTGACCGCCGAGGTCAACCAGCGCCTGATCAAGCCCCTGCACGTCCTGCATGTCCACAATACGAACACCGCCGCCGGGGACAAGGAAATGGAAAAAAGCCTTTCCTACTATGCCGTGCGCCAGGGCAAGGCGGCTTTCGGCCTGGAAGCCAGCAAGGAATTTCCGGTGGAGCTGCGGGCCTATTACCACCTGAGCATGGTGGAAGGCTTTCTGCGCCGGGCGGGCGTGCGCTTCAAACGCGACTTCAGCCTGACGCCTCAAGGCGTGGGCGAGGCCCTGCGGGCCAATCTGGGAGTGTCCTTCGCGGAAAACCGCGTCTTCCTGCCCCTGGAGGACGTGCGCCCGGCCATCAACTATCTGCCCCTGCCCAAGGGCAGCCCGGCCAGGGCCGTGACTTCCAAGCCCATCATGGCGGTCCTGCCCTGCCGGGACCGCGACAGGGAACTCTGCATTCACTACGGCAACCGCACCATCACCCTGATCAAGCCCGACTGGCGCGAAATGGACCACAGCCTTGAAGCCGTGCGCGTCACTGTGGACGGGCGCGAGGAAGTGGTGCCCTTCGGCCGGGTGCTGGACGTGGCCGAAACGGTGCGCGTGCATCCGCAGGAGGGCTTTCGGGTCAACGCCATCGGCTTTGACAGCGGCCGCCGCGACGAAAGCGGCCTGCCCCTGCGCCGCAAGGACTTTGCGCCGCGCTTTTCCGTGGACCGGGGGGGCACGCTCTTCCGGGTGGAAGTCTACAAAAACCAGAGCTTCGCCGGGCTGTTCCTGCTGCGCTTCAACGCCAAAAACGCCAGGCTGGCCAAGGGCCGCGCCATTCTGCCCGACAGGCCCGGCCCGGAATCGAAACTGGGATTCTGA
- a CDS encoding NAD(P)H-dependent glycerol-3-phosphate dehydrogenase produces MSDTLSLTTPVTVAGGGSWGTALAHLLAARGLPATLWLRDAEVALAVNERHENPRYLPGFALDARLAASTDPAVLNRDLLVLAVPSQQLRGWLGTHRTFFRPGPVLVNAAKGLETGSLATCGAVVAEALAGLEPRYSVLSGPSFAAEVLRGLPTAVVLAARDEALGRTLRELFSGPSFRCYSSTDVIGVEMGGALKNVMAIAAGVCDGLGLGHNSRAALITRGLAEMSRLGAACGARRSTFMGLSGLGDLTLTCTGDLSRNRQVGLRLGRGENLEAITRSLGMVAEGVKTTAAVHALALRLGIDAPITAAMHCVIYEGQAPREALRILMNRDLREE; encoded by the coding sequence ATGTCCGACACGCTTTCCCTAACAACGCCCGTCACCGTGGCCGGCGGCGGCAGCTGGGGCACGGCCCTGGCCCACCTGCTGGCCGCGCGCGGCCTGCCCGCCACCCTCTGGCTGCGGGACGCGGAGGTGGCCCTGGCCGTCAATGAGCGCCACGAAAACCCGCGCTACCTGCCGGGCTTTGCCCTGGACGCCCGCCTGGCGGCAAGCACGGACCCGGCCGTCCTCAATCGAGATCTGCTGGTGCTGGCCGTGCCCAGCCAGCAGTTGCGGGGCTGGCTGGGCACGCACAGGACATTTTTCCGGCCCGGCCCGGTGCTGGTCAACGCGGCCAAAGGCCTGGAAACCGGCAGCCTCGCAACCTGCGGCGCGGTGGTCGCCGAAGCCCTGGCCGGTCTTGAGCCCCGCTACAGCGTGCTGTCCGGGCCGTCCTTCGCGGCGGAGGTGCTGCGGGGCCTGCCCACGGCCGTGGTGCTGGCCGCGCGCGACGAAGCCCTGGGCCGGACCCTGCGGGAACTGTTTTCCGGCCCGTCCTTCCGCTGTTATTCCAGCACGGACGTCATCGGCGTGGAGATGGGCGGCGCGCTCAAGAACGTCATGGCCATCGCCGCCGGAGTCTGCGACGGCCTGGGCCTGGGGCACAACAGCCGGGCCGCCCTGATCACCAGGGGTCTGGCCGAGATGAGCCGCCTGGGCGCGGCGTGCGGCGCGCGCCGGTCCACCTTCATGGGGCTTTCCGGCCTGGGCGATCTCACCCTGACCTGCACCGGCGACCTTTCGCGCAACCGGCAGGTGGGCCTGCGCCTGGGGCGCGGCGAAAATTTGGAGGCCATCACCCGCAGCCTGGGCATGGTGGCCGAAGGCGTCAAAACCACGGCCGCCGTACATGCCCTGGCTCTGCGCCTGGGTATTGACGCGCCCATCACCGCCGCCATGCATTGCGTCATCTACGAGGGACAGGCCCCGCGGGAAGCGCTCAGAATCCTGATGAACCGCGACCTGCGCGAGGAATGA
- a CDS encoding complex I subunit 5 family protein → MTSPLFTAGGSWLPLLLGSVLLLIATVKAVRERKDPRRLILWGALHDAGVACMALTAQTAAGLTGLWLFVIFQISARLLALAALARLAPCGATLDELRGAGRRNPWAGALFGLGLLAAVGGSPFLLPEARALIVQGLLEAAPAGGLLCLLLMAAATTVFIWLYVDAVRRVSLEEALESAEGADAAAPAPGGLSGLSGLGLPLLGLGLLTAALGLLRAPLTDAVGGHFGLLVMHAPVHPAYWCFYVGAFVAGLAFLLRLRAAPQIAVLFSALAFAAVCVIPSPPLARLFLVMIALVALVVSVYSLGYIHDRRKGWYWFFLLLTFASLAGIVSTPDTAAMYGYWELMTFASYFLVVHEGRRTAYEAGLKYYVMCAGGALFMLPGLFILGVFSAAPLAAFHFPFWFQTALALCLAGFGVKAGLVPLHSWLPDAHPAAPSSVSAPLSGIITKMGVFGIVSVILMGVGQAAGEMRGLFGLSWFGTGLSAMGVATLVYGEVMALRQEDIKRMLAYSTLGQIGEIALVLGLGTWLATAGALWHVFNHAVMKDLLFLGAGALIMRAGSRNLADLRGLGRQMPWTVACMAVGLVSIMGLPPFGAFYSKFLMIQAAVNAGQIWLAALILAGSLVGAVYYTRILKTLIFEERPSHLPQVEEAPFSMRLGLLVLAALSLLLGLAPQLPMQLVLPVASLCYEPTSAAPQIMLAMNVFWPVYVVVPVFGAVLPALFAGWRRMAGWTSVGVLLLTALLVLLFGRDLDMLSFCFALIVPLIGAVNMAYAVGYMEHSHSQWRFYCAFTCMCGGLVGMAASQYLLSFFLFWEIMSSWTLYMAIAHEGDKASLREAFKYFLFNLLGAGFLFVGLCVLGPFTPFNAGLLAGLVPDLPAGAAWLGMALLAVGFVMKAAQLPFRIDWQMHPALAPTPVSGYISSVLLKSAVIGLIKLFMLLGGGFALAGILDGFEQGVISLIVMWIGGITIIMAAVQALRANGIKLIFIYSTVSQLGYMVLAVAAGGALGYAGGMLHLINHVFFKDLLFLICGAVMFATHRDSLDDLGGIGRKMPFTLCMFAIAGLSVVGVPPTSGFSSKWLIYHALMQAGQPFLALLSLVGSVLTLAYIAKFLHAAFLGQPAPDLDDVHEAPKVMRVPMGILAVGCVLTGIFPGLALMPVNSVLLEYGLAPLDVGLSGVLSGPGAWNATGMFVMMALAFLAGYWFVRRFTRLREIDVHACGLPPEIATSRMAPSSIYGDLTRLLGGGRASKENR, encoded by the coding sequence ATGACATCACCATTGTTCACGGCCGGCGGTTCTTGGTTGCCGCTGCTGCTCGGTTCGGTCCTCCTGCTGATCGCCACGGTCAAGGCCGTGCGGGAGCGCAAAGACCCGCGCCGCCTGATTCTCTGGGGCGCGCTGCACGACGCGGGCGTCGCCTGTATGGCGCTGACCGCGCAGACAGCCGCGGGCCTGACCGGCCTGTGGCTGTTCGTCATCTTCCAGATTTCCGCCAGGCTGCTGGCTCTGGCCGCGCTGGCGCGCCTCGCGCCCTGCGGCGCGACTCTGGACGAACTGCGCGGCGCGGGACGGCGTAATCCCTGGGCCGGAGCCCTTTTCGGCCTGGGCCTGCTGGCCGCCGTGGGCGGCTCGCCCTTTCTGCTGCCCGAGGCCCGCGCGCTGATCGTTCAGGGCCTGCTGGAAGCGGCCCCGGCCGGGGGGCTGCTCTGCCTCCTGCTGATGGCCGCGGCCACCACGGTCTTCATCTGGCTATACGTGGACGCCGTGCGCCGCGTGAGCCTTGAGGAAGCCCTCGAAAGCGCGGAAGGCGCGGACGCGGCGGCTCCCGCACCCGGCGGCCTGTCCGGACTGTCCGGCTTGGGCCTGCCGCTGCTCGGTCTGGGTCTGCTGACGGCGGCCCTCGGCCTGCTGCGCGCGCCCCTGACCGACGCCGTGGGCGGGCACTTCGGCCTGCTGGTCATGCACGCCCCCGTGCATCCGGCCTACTGGTGTTTCTACGTCGGCGCGTTCGTCGCCGGTCTGGCCTTTTTACTGCGCCTGCGCGCGGCCCCGCAGATCGCCGTTCTTTTCTCGGCTCTGGCCTTCGCGGCGGTCTGCGTCATTCCCAGCCCGCCCCTGGCGCGGCTCTTCCTGGTAATGATCGCCCTGGTGGCCCTGGTGGTCAGCGTCTACTCGCTGGGCTACATCCACGACCGGCGCAAGGGCTGGTACTGGTTTTTCCTGCTGCTGACCTTCGCCTCCCTGGCGGGCATCGTCTCCACGCCGGATACGGCGGCCATGTACGGCTACTGGGAACTGATGACCTTCGCTTCCTACTTCCTGGTAGTGCACGAGGGGCGGCGCACGGCCTATGAGGCCGGTCTCAAATATTACGTGATGTGCGCGGGCGGCGCGCTGTTCATGCTGCCGGGCCTGTTCATCCTCGGCGTTTTTTCCGCCGCGCCGCTGGCCGCCTTCCACTTCCCGTTCTGGTTCCAGACGGCCCTGGCGCTCTGCCTGGCGGGCTTCGGCGTCAAAGCCGGTCTGGTGCCCCTGCACTCCTGGCTGCCCGACGCCCACCCCGCCGCGCCCTCATCGGTGTCCGCGCCCCTGTCCGGCATCATCACCAAGATGGGCGTGTTCGGCATCGTCAGCGTGATTCTCATGGGCGTGGGTCAGGCCGCCGGCGAAATGCGCGGCCTGTTCGGCCTGTCCTGGTTCGGGACGGGCCTCAGCGCCATGGGCGTCGCCACCCTGGTCTACGGCGAGGTCATGGCCCTGCGCCAGGAAGACATCAAGCGCATGCTGGCCTACTCCACCCTGGGGCAGATCGGCGAAATCGCGCTGGTGCTGGGCCTGGGCACCTGGCTGGCCACGGCCGGGGCGCTCTGGCATGTGTTTAACCACGCCGTGATGAAAGACTTGCTCTTTCTGGGCGCGGGCGCGCTGATCATGCGCGCGGGCAGCCGCAATCTTGCCGACCTGCGCGGCCTGGGCCGTCAGATGCCCTGGACCGTGGCCTGTATGGCCGTGGGCCTGGTGAGCATCATGGGCCTGCCGCCCTTCGGCGCGTTCTACAGCAAATTCCTGATGATCCAGGCCGCGGTCAACGCCGGTCAGATCTGGCTGGCGGCCCTGATCCTGGCGGGCTCCCTGGTGGGAGCCGTATACTACACCCGCATTCTGAAAACCCTGATATTTGAAGAACGCCCGTCCCACCTGCCGCAGGTGGAAGAAGCCCCCTTCAGCATGCGCCTGGGCCTGCTGGTGCTGGCGGCCCTCAGTCTGCTGCTGGGCCTGGCCCCGCAACTGCCCATGCAGTTGGTTCTGCCCGTGGCCTCGCTCTGCTACGAGCCCACATCGGCCGCCCCGCAGATCATGCTGGCCATGAACGTGTTCTGGCCCGTCTATGTGGTGGTGCCGGTCTTCGGTGCGGTGCTGCCCGCCCTGTTCGCCGGTTGGCGCAGGATGGCCGGCTGGACCAGCGTGGGCGTGCTGCTGCTCACGGCCCTGCTGGTGCTGCTCTTCGGGCGCGATCTGGATATGCTCTCCTTCTGCTTTGCCCTGATCGTGCCCCTGATCGGCGCGGTGAACATGGCCTACGCCGTGGGCTACATGGAGCACAGCCACAGCCAGTGGCGTTTCTACTGCGCCTTTACCTGCATGTGCGGCGGCCTCGTGGGCATGGCGGCCAGCCAGTACCTGCTGAGCTTCTTCCTGTTCTGGGAAATCATGAGCTCCTGGACCCTGTACATGGCTATCGCCCACGAGGGCGACAAGGCCTCGTTACGGGAAGCCTTCAAGTACTTTCTCTTCAACCTTCTGGGCGCAGGCTTCCTCTTTGTGGGCCTCTGCGTGCTCGGGCCCTTCACGCCATTCAACGCCGGCCTGCTGGCCGGGCTTGTGCCCGACCTGCCCGCGGGCGCGGCCTGGCTGGGCATGGCCCTGCTGGCCGTGGGCTTTGTGATGAAGGCCGCCCAGCTGCCCTTCCGCATTGACTGGCAGATGCACCCGGCCCTGGCCCCCACGCCGGTGTCCGGCTACATATCCTCGGTGCTGCTGAAGAGCGCCGTCATCGGCCTGATCAAGCTCTTCATGCTGCTGGGCGGGGGTTTTGCCCTGGCGGGCATCCTGGACGGCTTCGAACAGGGCGTGATCAGCCTGATCGTCATGTGGATCGGCGGCATCACCATCATCATGGCCGCCGTGCAGGCCCTGCGGGCCAACGGCATCAAGCTGATCTTCATCTACTCCACCGTGAGCCAGCTGGGCTACATGGTGCTGGCCGTGGCCGCGGGCGGGGCCCTGGGCTACGCGGGCGGCATGCTGCACCTGATCAACCACGTCTTCTTCAAAGACCTGCTCTTCCTGATCTGCGGGGCTGTGATGTTCGCCACGCACCGGGACAGCCTGGATGATCTGGGCGGCATCGGCCGCAAGATGCCCTTCACCCTCTGCATGTTCGCCATCGCGGGCCTGTCCGTGGTGGGCGTGCCGCCCACCAGCGGCTTCTCCTCCAAGTGGCTGATCTACCATGCCCTGATGCAGGCCGGGCAACCCTTCCTGGCCCTGCTTTCCCTGGTGGGCAGCGTGCTGACCCTGGCCTATATCGCCAAATTCCTGCACGCGGCCTTCCTGGGCCAGCCCGCCCCGGACCTGGACGACGTGCATGAGGCCCCCAAGGTCATGCGCGTGCCCATGGGCATTCTGGCCGTGGGCTGCGTGCTGACGGGCATTTTCCCCGGCCTGGCGCTCATGCCCGTCAACAGCGTGTTGCTGGAATACGGGCTGGCTCCCCTCGATGTGGGGCTTTCCGGCGTGCTTTCCGGCCCCGGCGCCTGGAACGCCACAGGCATGTTCGTAATGATGGCGCTGGCCTTCCTGGCCGGGTACTGGTTCGTACGCCGCTTCACGCGCCTGCGTGAAATCGACGTGCACGCCTGCGGCCTGCCTCCGGAAATCGCCACCAGCCGCATGGCTCCCTCCAGCATCTACGGCGACCTGACGCGCCTGCTGGGCGGCGGGCGCGCTTCCAAGGAGAACCGCTGA